The genomic region ATTTGCCCCATCCCTAACCTAAACCCCTTCATCGTGCTCAACATCGAAGCCATTACCGCCACACTTGCCAACGCCGCCAAGAACGAGCAGCGTATCGAGGAAATCCGCAAATCGTATGCAAAGGCTCAGAACGCTTTGGCCGACCTCGGTGAACTCCTCTCCGATTCCTATGTGCCTGCTGAAAAGCCGGCCAAGGTGCCGTACATCCGCCCTGCCAAACGGGCTGAACTAGACGCTAAAGCTATTCTAGGAACCGCGTCACAGGACGCCCAACAGCCAAAGCCTACTGCTGATAAGGCCAAGGTCAAAAACGCGCAGCCAGCGGCGATTTAACGCGTAATTGGAGTGCATTAAAAAGCCTCTATCATTATTGATAGAGGCTTTTTTGTGTGCGTTTGCTTTGACAATGTTGCCACTCACACTTCAAGACGGGCGAGAGTCCAGCGCTGATTTTGACCTGCAGCCCAGTCAGAGTTATTCCATAGCTCATTTGGGTCTTGCGAAGTGAATTTCACACGTCGCATATGCGGATAGCTATCCAGTGGGCTATCCTCCTCTTCACTATCCTGTTTCCAGTCGTAGTTGCCCATGACTTCCACCACTGCTCTGTTGACACCATTATGTCGGAGGATGACGAGATCTCCAATTTTCATGTGGCGGTAAAAATTCCATAAGGAAGGTCCGCCCATTTGGGCGTTGTCCAGTGTAGGATATGCCTTACTAATGGCAGCTCCAATAGCAGCAGCATTCTGGTAACCTACTTCTTGGATGTTGCCCACGGCTTCCCAGCCGATACAGATACACTCGTTTTCTCGATACCATTGGAGTGCTTCATCAGCAACTTCGTGATGGGTTATTAGGCGCCAGACGTTCATTTGATATGATAGAAAAGGTTAAGTACATCTGCAATATATGCTACTCGACTGGTGATTGCAGGAAGACGCGAAGATGCGAGCAGCGAAGCATATAGAAGCATGGCTAGTCGATAGATCTACCAAGCAATTTCAGACCCCATCGTTTCGCCAAACAGCTGATCAATTATCCACTCATTGCTCTTCACGCAATCCAAGCTCGTAGAAAGCAGGTCGCTTTCAATAGTGGGTGAAGTACCGATTTCATCACGAAATCCGTCCATCATCATCTTGCGAACTTTCTCGGTGTGTTCTTCTAGCACCACTACTGAATCATGGATGGTGGCGTGGAAAATACCGGAAGCAGTGAGCTTTGCGCTGATCTTTCCAAGTATAACCGAAGCTTCTCGACGCTGCATCAGAATCGCAAGGTCACTGTAGTCTCTCTCTTTATGATGCTCCACTTGTTTGTAGACGTTCGGGAAGCGCTGGGCGAAATAACGACCAAACGGCTGGCCGGCGGAGTGCTCGCTTTTACAGAAGAAGATTGAAGCAAAGAACTTCACCTTGAAGGCGCTGCGCTGTTCTTGAGGGTATCCTAGATCATCCATCAGCACGTTGTAGAACGTGCCGGAGCTGGTGAGGCGGATGTATTCCTGTACGTCGGCGGGTAATTCTTCTCCACGGTAGGCATCGGCCAGAAGTAGCGAGAAGATGTAGGGTTGGGAGTTGCGGATGTCCAGGTTGATGAGGCGGCTCTCGCTTTGCTGGTGGAACAGGAACTGACGCAGGTCTGATGAGAGGTTGGAGATGTTGGTGAAGATCCTGCTGGTCTTGTCGGGCTGCTCCAAGAAGAAGTCGCCTTTAGCGATCTTCTCGATTGCCATACGGTCTGCTTCGTACTGACTTAGAAGTGATGCCTTGACGAGCTGAAGTGCATTAAGACCCTCCGACTGCTTATGGCTCGTTGCCTTGCGCAACAAGTGTATAATCATAAGAGAGTATAACGCAGGGTTTGAAGTATAAGCAAGGAATATGGGTTCGTAGACCTTCTTTGTCAGCTGCTTGGATGTAGTAATATGGGCAAGTGTATAATCATAAGACAGTAATGCAGAAAGTGAAGAGTTTAGCTTCTCCTCAATGTGCCTCAGCGCTTCTTGCTTATTGATGCCGATGAGATTGAGATTCTTCCAGGTGGAATCTGCCTGCTGTTGGCTTTGATATTGGACCCTCTGCTGCTCCAACTTCTTGCCCATGATGTGAGGATTGAACACCTCACGCAGAACGGACCTGCTCATCCAATCAGGGTGAATACGGTAGCCGATGCTCTTCTGGCCGACGATGTACTGGTTATCGGACTGGATGATGCCCGCTGCTAGCAGAACATCCTTCACCTCTTTGGCATAGCGAGAACCCAGCATCTGACATAGCGTTTTCATGCTCAACGAAGCAAAGCCAAGCGGACCCAGCGTTTTGTTGAACACTCCAGCTTCAATGATCTTGTGCAGGAAGTAGTGGTACTTGTCCTGATGGTCGTTGATGTAGCGTTGCTTGTTCTTCTCGATGTGCGCGAATTGACCGCCGTACTCACGGGTGAAATCAATGGAATCGAGAATAAGCGGAATGTCGATTTTGCCGGGCACGGCAAATTGCTGTTGTATCATGGGTCATGCAGTTGTGTTTTAGGTGTCTCCGGTGTTCCACGACCGACGAATGGTGCTGCATGCTATTGTATTACCCAAAGATGGGTTGGAACGCGCGTGAGGGAAAAACATGCATTGACCACTCAACAAAACCCTCACGCGCCCCAGGTAGGAGGATGCCTGCCACATTGTTTGTATTGTATCTATTGCCTGTATGGGCAAAAAGCGCGTCGATACGAGAATATTTTCTCCTTCTTTTCAAAGGAGGCTGCAGAGCTTACTGGCGAGTGAACTCTATTTGCATAATAGCTAGGCCCAGGCGAACGCAGGATGAGCAGGCCATACAAGCAACCATTGTAGGGTGTTGCGCGCTACCAGCGGCTCGGTTTCAGACAATAGGTATTGCCGGGTTAGTGTCCCTAAAAGAAACCCCTGGCCTCACATGACCAGGGGTTTCAACTCAGAATAGAGGCTTGGGCTTGGTTATCCGTTTGCCTAGGCTTTTTCCGCATCGCCATTCTGACTCGTTCCAATGGCCTCCTTTTCTCCGCCATCGATGCATGATGGTGATATCAGGATTTAACCGACTGAAACGACCGAGTTCTCTGTCGTTGGGGATAAGGCCTTTAGTAACAAATTCAACCTTTTCACCTTGATCTATGACGCCTCGGCCAATTACATCTGAGCTGTAGATCCTGCCGAAGTTGTACACCACTATTTCACTTGCATCCCTGGTAGCTAAAGAGGATTTGGCTAGGGCTACAGCCTCTTCAGTTCCATAAAAGAGCAGAACGTTCGTGATGCTTTCTGATTTCCTCAAACTCTGCATAACGAGCTTAACTCAAAGGTTCGCGCCGCTCTACTACAGTCGAATACTTTCTGTAAAATCGGCGTAAGTCCTCAGCTGTGAGTTTTTCATCATTTATAGCGGCCTCGATTTGCTGTTTCTCATGAACCAAGAAAGTGCCTTCGTCATACATGGCCATATCCTCACGAATAATGAGAACCTCCCTAGCTCTAGGACTGATCTCTTTTGAATTCTGCTGGATTCTATTGTAGAATGCTTCGATCTGTTCTAAGCAGTGGTCATCATTGGCCGCATACTTCAGGAATGCTTCTTTTTCAACGTACAGGTACCGACCAGCTTCCATAAGTTGAGCTATCTCCTGAACACGGCGATTACGGGTTTCCTCTGGGCTGACATATTTCAGAATCGTATCAAAATATGGCTCTGGCACCTCAAACCCTATGGGGATACCATCGGGCAATTGGAATGGTGAATTGACTTCCTCAAAGCGGTAATAAAAACCGTTCTTGAGTATAGTCGACTCGTAATGCACATTGAATGCAACAATGTGACGGTGAGTTACTTTCACGCATAATCCATGGTGAATGTAAAGTGTGTCACCAACGCCCGGACGCGCTCCGAAGGACCGGAGCGTGTTTTCCAGAAACTCGTTGATCATCCACTCAATACGTGCTTTGCTACCTGGCTCTCCTGCAAGAGCATAGACGGCGCCTGGGCTTATGGCGTAAGTATGAGGTGTGTTTTTATTCCCTTGGTTCTTGGGCATAGCTCCGCCATGCAATTTGTGATTGCTCATTTTTTTGAAGTCGTTTTATGAAAGGAATGGCGATCGAATGATCACCGATACACAGAACCTTGGAGCCTGTACACAGCTCCGCCTAATAGCTCGTCAGCTTTAGACTTTTTCCGGTATCTGTTATGCTATTAAGCTGATGTCAGTTCGCCCCGTTTGAGAGCAGTTTTATCGACACTGGGACTCTAAAGAGCCGTCAACTTCAATTTGATGGAGAATCTCGCCCATGACTCTATGAAGTGATCTAGCATCATCGATACTCAACATTGTTTTCGTCACAGTTCTCATCGATGATGTGTCGGCCACAGAGGACTCAAAAAGTAAGGTTATGCTTTTTGAGTTGCCTAGTACAGAGAATTTGTCAACCCTTGTACCACGATTTAAAGGCAACAGGGTATGAGGATCGGGCATATTTCCGCCCTGCAATTCTTGCTCGGTCATTTTTTCAAAAGTAAGATTGGAGAGAAAAAACGACACCGAGTGCCGCAAACATCACATATCGAAGAGCTTGTGCACAGCTCCGCCCAGAAGCCCGCCGGCTTTGAATTTTTCCGATATGTGTTGTTGAGAAGTGCGGATTATGAGAGTGGCCTACTCCCGTAATCTGCTAAGTCCTGATCAGGAGACTATACTACCGTAACAGCGTCTAAAGGGCAAAAAGTTCCCCAGTCTGCCAAATTATCGGTTTGCTGGGAACTAAAAGCAAACAAGCAAAATCTTCTATATGACACTCAGCATCTTACAAAATACTATAGGATTAATGCTCGTCATCACTTCAAAAATTTCAACTTCGCTATGTGTATATTCATAATAATTCCCTTTCAAAACTGCTCACCTACTCACCATAAAAAAGCCCCCACTTCATAAAGCAGGGGCTTTTTCATTACTTGATAAGCTGTTCAAGCTGACTCCATGCATGAACGACCTGGATAAAAGCTTCGACAAGCAAAGGAATACTTATCAATAGTGCTTTTACCACCTTAAGAGGTTTGTTTTTCTTCCACTTCTTGGAAGAACAAGGCTTTTTGCGAGCCATAACACAGGGGGTGTTGGGCAGGCACTCGATGAGTACCTGCAAGACCAATCGAAAATCTCACGATCTGGTGGTGGTCTAGAACCGTTATGAAGCGAGGCCACCCTGCTTCAATCCCCTAGCGGCTTGTAAAGCCTAATCCCCACGGTCGGGACGCTCACAAATAAGCAGCGTATTTGTGAACTGTGCAATAGCATAATGGATATTTTGCGTGCTCGTGCTCCACTCCTACCCGAAGATCGTCACCTTGGCTAGCTGCTCTGCTAGGTTACGCTTACGGTCCGCATAGATGCTGAAGCTTTCAAGGGTCTTGTGACCTGTGATGGCGGAGATCTTCGATATCGGCAGACCAGCCTCCAAACAGAGGTTGATGAATGTCCGCCTGCCGGTGTGAGCCGTGATAAGCTCATGCTTGGGCTTGTATGTCGTTACTGGGTTTTGCCCGTTGAAGCGAACAATGGTTTCGTGGTACTGCAGGCTCGGCATCATGGCCGTAATCCGACGAATGATCAGGCGATAGTATTGGTAGTTACACTTCTTGACCAAGCCCCTATCAATGATCTGACGAGCGATAGGTGTAATAGGAATCACGAGCCGCTGCTTGGTCTTCTGAGTCACCACAACTATTTCATCGCCGATGATGCTGGTGGCCGGATTGAAGAATACATCCGAGTAGCGTAAGCCGGTCACACACATCAGTACGAGCGTGTCACGAATCTTCAGGTGCGCCTTCTTCTGCAGCGGTAGATTCACCAGCTCCTCGAACTCGTGGCGCTCGAAGTAAATCACGTTGTCATCGCGCCGCGGCAGGTTGAACTTATAGCGCTTGAAGTGTCCGTCTAGGTTCAACTCTTCAGCAAAGCAATTCAGGACCATAAGCACCTTGGTCATGTATGTCTGGATGCTCGTATTCGTCAGCCCACGCTGAATCAGGAAGCCCTGGATGCGGTACATCTCCGCTTCATCAACAAGGCGCACATCGAGTTTAGGGTTGTATTCGTGGAGACACGTATTGAGGCAGGTAAGAATCTTGACCTGACTGCGCGAATAAGAGTAGCGCCGCATATCAATGAACCGCTCAAAGATTCCAGTAAGCGTACGCTCGTGATCAGGTGCAAAAGCCTCCTTGGCCTTCTCGTAAGCCTCCTTCATAGCTTCGACAGTAAGATCAATACCAAAGCTAGTTAGTTGAGCCTGCGCCGCTCTGAGCGATGAAATGACCTCGTTCAGCTTTGCATTAATCCGGGGTGCATCCTTACCTAGTGCCCTTCCTCCTATAAAGTTGTCAGGGTCTACTGTTAGCCCTGTCGAGATCACCCACTTGGAGCCCCGATGCTGCCACTGGACGGAAAGCGGCTGCTCTACTTTGTTCTTGTTTACGTTCCGAATGAACGGTTTGATGGTTGCCATCTTGTCGATGAGATTACGCCAATCATAGGACTATTCCTAGACAGGCAAACCTCTAACACTGAAGCGACTTCTGACACAGTTTGATACAATTTTTAACATGCTAATAAGCATAAAATCAGATGGTTATATGCCATAAAAGTTCTAACTAAAGCCGACTATGTTAGCCATAGTGACTACACATATTCTTAAGACCCAGAGCGAAGTTTTCTAACTATAGGTAACTTCACGGACGTACATCCAAAGCAAAAACAATGGACAAAGAGTCACTATTTCAATCCATTAAGAAAGAGGAAGTTATAATATGGGCAGGTGCTGGATTTTCCAGATATGCTGGTTACCCGATGGGCGGTGAGCTAGCCAAAACCCTCTATGATACTCTAGTCGCAAGTGAAAGGAAACAAGTTGACGAGAATTCCTCCCTCCCTAAACTAGCAGATGACTATATCGCGCTCAAGAAGGGAAATCGTAGTGCGATCACTTCTGAACTTATAAAAGCATTTAAAAAGAACCCTAGGTCAACCCAATTCCACGATTTGTTAGCCAAGCTTCCTCACTTTAAGAACATAATCACTACTAATTATGATACCCTTTTTGAACGTGCCTATGGAGAAAGGGCACATCCAATAGTAAAAGGAAATCATATAGCTATCGGGAACAAGGATTCTGTCAATATCTTTAAAATTCATGGCGACCTTCTATTTCCCGAATCAATAATTATATCCGATTACGATTACAGAAAGTTTTTCAACACACAAGAAGATAGTCTTCTATGGACTGTAGTGAAAGGATTAGCAGCCAATAACGTTATACTATTTCTTGGATATGGATTCGAAGATCCGAACATAGTAGCAATGTTTGAGAGGATTCAAGATCAATTAGGAGATTTTACAAAAGGAGCATACTTAGTCGCACCTGGCATTGATGAATTAAAGAAATATAAGCTCGAAAGCAAAGGAATTATTTATATAGATTCTACTGGTGAAGAATTTATTCAGGAACTTTATGACAGTATAAAAAAAACTATTGTTTTTGACACAAACGACAATAATACATGCATTGATACTGCAGGGAAATATCTAGATGGATTAGGATTCAAGCCTATTTTAGAGGCAGAAAATGGAAGATTTAAAATAGCTAATCTGGTAGGAAAAGACAACAGAAGCGTTAATTACTCTGTCAAGTTTAATATAAAAAACAACGAATCTCTTGTAAAGAAAGTAAGAAGCATCACTTCCGGTGAAACGATTGGAAGAATAGAGTTAACTTATAGTGACTTTTCAAGTCTGCTATTTGAAATTGAAGGAATACACATGCCTCTTGATAAAGACGGCAAATATGTTATTGCCTCTCATCCAGTCCGGAAAGGCAATTTTGATGTCTTATTCGAAGAATGCGATCACGAGTTCACTGATTTGCATGGATCGGCTTTTCGCTCAAAAAACGAATATAGATTTGAAGTAAAATATAAATCATTCGATTTTACCGTAACCACTATAAGAGACTTACCTAATGCAAAGAAGTATACAATATCTTATGAAAATAATACCGTATTTAAAAATACGTCAGAAGCGCTTGCAATTGAAGAATTTATAAAACACGTTAGATTGGGTGGAAAAGTAAAATTGCTCTTCGAAAACGAGTCCTCATTTTACGGCAACTTAGGCAAGATCCCTAAGTTAGCTAAGGAGTCTCACGCTTATATCAGATACATTAACCTTCTTAAATTAGTCGAAAAGACATTTAACTTAAGGTTTAGCAACTTCACTTATAAAGATGAATGCTCAGACTCTCAAACTCTGGCAGATATACTCAATCAAGTAGAAAATAGGAGAAAATGGACTGAAACAATAAAAGTCAACCTTTCAGACGATACTAAGAGGTTACATGAATTAGTGGGCAAAAGAAATGAATCACAGATAATTATCAACGAGCAAGTTTCTCGAAACTTTGATATGCATGGAAAAACAATAACAGTAAAATATTCATCCCTCGTAGCTATACTAAATCCTATAGTAAAGTATATCACGAAAGATCAAGCATTTTATGTATCAAGTAGAACAAATAAGATTATCGAAAAATATGTATACCCACAAACAGATTTTCTTGAAACCGAACGAAATCTAGACATTTAGCCTGACCAACATTGAAAGAAGTTAAAAGCGAAATTAATTAATACTGACAAATAGATTTGCCAATAAAAAAGCCCTTGACAAACCAGTTAGGGCTTTTTTATTGGCAAATCTATTTGTCTTCTTTAGCTCCTTCTACTTCATCATCTTGACAACGATTGCCTGTGTGCTACTTAGGCGTGCCGATACACTATACAAGACCATCTTAGCTACTGCAGGGTCTAGCGCATTCAGCTCCTTCAAATACTGACCGAACATGTCACCACCTGATGCTGGGTTTGGAATCGCCAGGTAGAGTGGCTCAGCCAGCTTTGGATTGTTTACCTGAACGATGATGCAGGCCAAGGATTGATCTGCCTTTCTCACTAGTGCTTTACCCGTATAGTTTTTAGAACAGTTTCGTATAGAGGGGCATGAGCACTTCCCCTGCTATCGAACTGTCAGTCACCGAGCAAGCGCAGCTGCAGCGGCTGGTGCGCAAAGGCACGGCCCCGGCCCGGCAACTGAACCGGGCACGCATCCTGCAATTCAGCCACCAGGGACACGCGCCCGATGCCATTGTCATCTTGCTGGGCGTGAGCCGGGCCACGGTGTACAACATACGCCGCCGCTACCGCCAGCAGGGGCTGGCCGCGGCCCTGCACGAGAAGCCCCGCAGCGGCCAGCCCCGCAAGGTGACGCCCGCCGTCGAGGCCACCATCACGTCGCTGGCCTGCACCGATGCCCCGGACGGCGCCTCGCGCTGGAGCATTCGGTTGCTGCGCGGACGCCTGATCGAGCTGGGCGTGGCCGTGGGCGAGGAATCGGTGCGGCAGGTTTTAAAAAAAGCCAGCTCAAACCCTGGCTGAAAAAGCAGTGGTGCCTGAGCCAGCTCGACGGTGAGTACCTGGCCAAGTTGGAAGACGTGCTCGAGCTGTACGCGCAACCGGCCCACCCGGGGCGGGCACGTTTGTGCTTCGATGAGCGGCCCTGCCAGCTGCTGGGCGACAAGCTCGCCGCCTTGCCCGCCCGGCCGGGGCAGGTGGCCAAGCAGGACCACGAGTACGTGCGCCACGGCACGGCCGTGGTGCTGCTGGCCTACGACCTGGACACGGGCCAGCGCTACGCGCAGGTACGCGCCCGGCGCACCAAGGCTGATTACGCCGACTTTGTGCACCACGTGCTCACCACGCACTACGCCGACGTGCCGCGGGTGGACCTGGTGCAGGATAATTTGAATACGCACGCCTACGGCTCGTTTTATGCGCACCTGCCGGCGGCGCAGGCGCGGGCGCTGAGCCGGCAGGTGGGTTTTCATTTCACGCCCAAGCACGGCTCGTGGCTGAACATGGCCGAGCTGGAGTTTTCGGCCCTGGCCCGCCAGTGCCTCGACCGGCGCATCGCCTCCTTGTACGAGCTGACGCAGCAGGTACAGGCCTGGGCCACGGAGCGCAACCGGCGGGCCGTTAAGGTCAACTGGAGCTTTACCGTTGCCAAAGCCGAAGACAAACTGCAGCACTGGTACGAAAAAGTCAACCCGGTCAACAAGCCCGAACCGCCACTCCAGACCGGCTAAAAACTATGCGGGCAAAGCACTAGGTCTTCGATAGTAACTGTGCTGCCACCGCCACCAGGCAAGGATGTCTTATTCGAAATCAGATAGCCTGCCTTGAGGTCTAGCCCCTGGGCACGCTGAGTTTTCAAGCCCTTGGTGGCGTAGTTATATTCCTCCTGCGAAGTGGCTGCTCCAAGCAGCTGACTGGTTGTCTTGCCTTGAGCGAAGGCGGTGAAGGATAGGAAAGTAAGGGATGCTGCTAGTATGAGTTGTTTCATTAGTGGGGTTTTTACGTCCATAAAGCTAATGTTCTTGGATGGAGGCAACAAAACCCGATAGCTTTGAAGCTTCGACATATCTCAAAGTCTATGCCCCCTACCCATACTCAGATCATCTTTGCCAGAGAGATTATGGCAAACCTAAAACTCCTACCTATTGCGTTTCTACTAGCGGTTCCTGCTGTGGGGATCTTCGACTATTTCAATGATACCAAACACAGAATATCCAATGATATCATGTTAGCAAGCATCGTTTTCTCAATACTAACATGGTTTGCGTTTATGGCCCTGAGATACATTTACAAAGCATTTAAATGGGTGAGTAGTACTTCCAAAGCTCCCCTGCAGTAGGAGGCAAATTCTACACTGTCTTATGATGATACACTTGTTAGGCTCTAAGCATTGCGTAGCTTGGAATCTCTAATCACTACAGACCTATGAACATTCCAGAAGCAATCGAACAACTGCAGAAGATCAAACAGGAAATACGTAACGTCAGTGACACCCATTCACTAAAGTACCGTGGCGGTAGAGCCCTCGAAATCATCGGCAAAATAAAGCCGAACGAAGGGCAAGATGCTGAAGAACTGGAAGGCAAGAAGCGGTCGGCTGCAGAAGCTATCCATCTAAGCCTAGACAGGGAAACTAACTGGGCGATGTATTCCCATGAGGACTCAAGAAAGAAGAAATCTAAGAGCAGTGCACAGACAGCTAGCAACGATCTTCAACACGCTGTAGGGCACGTGATTGATGATATAGACGAATTCATAGACCGAATCTCCGAATAGACCCACATGATGCATTTACGCTACGCATACCTTATCATCTTGGCAGTATTGGTATCCTTTTGCTCTTCTGCTCAAGGGTCACTAGATGCACTAGATGAGAAGAATGGTTTTAAGGACGCCAAGTTTGGGGCACCGTTATCATCCTTTTCAAACATGCAGCTCGAATTTGAAGGCAATAGGGACAAAGAGAAGGTTTATAGAAGGAAAGATGATTCTAATAAACTTTCTGATATCCAATTAGAAAACGTAGAATACACATTTATTCAAGATAGGCTAACATCTGTACGATTCTTAGTCCGAGGAAAGAGTAATAGAGAACAAGTTTTGAAAGCACTACAATACTCATATGGCACGGGCACTGAAACATTTATAGGTAGAAGTTGGGAAGGTAATATTGTTAGGATGTCGTATATGTTAGGAGTAGATTCAGAAAAAGGTGGAGATATAGGTATATGCGAAATCATCAGCAAAAAGATGTTAAAAGATATCTCTGATAGCAAAGATCAAGATCAAGAAAGCAGAGTAAGAAAAGCTGCTAGTGATCTTTAAGCTCTTATAGATCAAGGCGCTGCCCTCGTCATTCCAATAGTGATGAGGGCATTCTATATCACACAATACTGTCTTATGATGATACACTTCACAAGCGCATTATACCGCTCAGGTCACACGCAAACCATTCAGGTACGGTAACACAGGAAGTGCCTTCAGAGTCCTACCACGAGCGCCTATTCATTCAATACAATACCCAGCCTCCTCGTGGGCCTTGCGAACCCTGACGCACACATTACCAGAATACAAGATCTGACGAGCCATCAACTCTCACAATTGATACAAACGTTGTAGCAACTGATACACCTTTCCCCACCCTCCAGCAGTCGCTCCAAGTGTCATAAAATGTTTGATTGTGTCACCCAGGGCGGGCTGCTCACCGAATTCCCCTTCGGTACCCAACCTGACAAGTACAATTTTCCTTCGAGGAACAGAATTATTGCGGGCCTCTCCGACGGCACCGTGCTGGTGGAAGCCGCCAAAAAAGGCGGCGCCCTCATCACGGCCGACCTGGCCCTGG from Hymenobacter canadensis harbors:
- a CDS encoding IS630 family transposase — encoded protein: MSQLDGEYLAKLEDVLELYAQPAHPGRARLCFDERPCQLLGDKLAALPARPGQVAKQDHEYVRHGTAVVLLAYDLDTGQRYAQVRARRTKADYADFVHHVLTTHYADVPRVDLVQDNLNTHAYGSFYAHLPAAQARALSRQVGFHFTPKHGSWLNMAELEFSALARQCLDRRIASLYELTQQVQAWATERNRRAVKVNWSFTVAKAEDKLQHWYEKVNPVNKPEPPLQTG
- a CDS encoding SIR2 family NAD-dependent protein deacylase yields the protein MDKESLFQSIKKEEVIIWAGAGFSRYAGYPMGGELAKTLYDTLVASERKQVDENSSLPKLADDYIALKKGNRSAITSELIKAFKKNPRSTQFHDLLAKLPHFKNIITTNYDTLFERAYGERAHPIVKGNHIAIGNKDSVNIFKIHGDLLFPESIIISDYDYRKFFNTQEDSLLWTVVKGLAANNVILFLGYGFEDPNIVAMFERIQDQLGDFTKGAYLVAPGIDELKKYKLESKGIIYIDSTGEEFIQELYDSIKKTIVFDTNDNNTCIDTAGKYLDGLGFKPILEAENGRFKIANLVGKDNRSVNYSVKFNIKNNESLVKKVRSITSGETIGRIELTYSDFSSLLFEIEGIHMPLDKDGKYVIASHPVRKGNFDVLFEECDHEFTDLHGSAFRSKNEYRFEVKYKSFDFTVTTIRDLPNAKKYTISYENNTVFKNTSEALAIEEFIKHVRLGGKVKLLFENESSFYGNLGKIPKLAKESHAYIRYINLLKLVEKTFNLRFSNFTYKDECSDSQTLADILNQVENRRKWTETIKVNLSDDTKRLHELVGKRNESQIIINEQVSRNFDMHGKTITVKYSSLVAILNPIVKYITKDQAFYVSSRTNKIIEKYVYPQTDFLETERNLDI
- a CDS encoding helix-turn-helix domain-containing protein; translation: MSTSPAIELSVTEQAQLQRLVRKGTAPARQLNRARILQFSHQGHAPDAIVILLGVSRATVYNIRRRYRQQGLAAALHEKPRSGQPRKVTPAVEATITSLACTDAPDGASRWSIRLLRGRLIELGVAVGEESVRQVLKKASSNPG
- a CDS encoding tyrosine-type recombinase/integrase, giving the protein MATIKPFIRNVNKNKVEQPLSVQWQHRGSKWVISTGLTVDPDNFIGGRALGKDAPRINAKLNEVISSLRAAQAQLTSFGIDLTVEAMKEAYEKAKEAFAPDHERTLTGIFERFIDMRRYSYSRSQVKILTCLNTCLHEYNPKLDVRLVDEAEMYRIQGFLIQRGLTNTSIQTYMTKVLMVLNCFAEELNLDGHFKRYKFNLPRRDDNVIYFERHEFEELVNLPLQKKAHLKIRDTLVLMCVTGLRYSDVFFNPATSIIGDEIVVVTQKTKQRLVIPITPIARQIIDRGLVKKCNYQYYRLIIRRITAMMPSLQYHETIVRFNGQNPVTTYKPKHELITAHTGRRTFINLCLEAGLPISKISAITGHKTLESFSIYADRKRNLAEQLAKVTIFG